The sequence CACCGGCcattcaaatttaatttgggccttgtttagttgcggggtgtaaaatttttgaaaagaaatcttttcacatttgaagtattaaatataaactaattacaaaaataattacagaactcgtctgtaaactacgagaccaatttaatgagcctaattatttCGTCATTAGcgcatggttactgtagcaatttagtgtctaattagactcattagattcgtctcgtaatttacaagcagactatgcaattagttgtttatttcGTCtaagatttaatactccatgctgCATGTAAGATTCCCGTTCGATatgatagatttggaattttgaattttgcaactaaacaaagcCTTTCTGAAAGATAAATCTAAGACGGGTCTCCGTAGACCTCGAAGGGTTTCTCTTGTCGACTTGTCACTAACGACGAACTCGCCTAGGAAGGCCAGATGTTCATAACCATACTCAGATGAGGCATTCATCTTTCTGATGTCAGAGACTATATCCATCAGGctcgcactcgcctccatgatCCTCTTCAGCGGCAGAAGTGCGTTCCTTGTCAGGATCGCGTGCATCGTGCTCGTTCCAGCGGGAATGATCGCGGGCTCGATGCTGTACTTCATCGGCTTCCGGTGGGGCCTCAGCATCCTCGTCGTCGTCACCGTTCTCTTCTGCGTCCACTGGCCGTTCGTCGCCGACCACATCGGTGACGACGGGGGCGGGAGCCTCCCGGTGCGGCAAGTGCAGCAGCCGGCGCGCACCGACATGCCCGTGCAACCGCGCTGCGTCGGCCTGGTTGCCTCGGCGATCGCCGCCCTGCCAGCGTACTCATACGAGAAGAAagccggcggcgacgagtgCGCGGTCTGCCTCGGCGAGCTGCAGCGCGGGGAGGTGGTGAAGCAGCTCCCCGCGTGTGCGCATCTGTTCCACGACGGATGCATCGATGCGTGGCTGAGATCGCACGTCACCTGCCCGGTGTGCCGGTCTCTGGTCGatgcctcgccgccggtggctgCCGGAGTCGTGCTGCGGCGGACGGAATAGGTTGTTTAGATAGTGCAAATGTCCTGGTCTAGTGCAGGTGTGGCATTATCCTTGCACAAAACTTATTGTTCAATTTCTTGGAAACAAAGAGTTCCTTCCGTTTTTGTCTGACAAACAAGACAGGTTCTTGTACAGTGTGTATATATCTCGCCGGAGGGCATTTACCTTGAATACATGCCACTGATTAAATTCATAATTTTGCAACTAGTTTTTTCAAAGGAATTCCACCATCATCAGATAGGTGCCTTCACAACTTCAAGAAAGAATTTGCTCTGGTTATTCTACGAGCAAAGGCAAGATGGAAAGATATAATATCAGAATGGATAGAAACACTTGTGTAATTGATTTATTTTTTACCTTTCTTGATCAATAAATGTACTGAGTATGTTTGTGAGCATATATTTGCCCACCTTTCCAACACAGGAACTATTCAGTAACACAATGCAAATTTGGCCACCGGCAACAATAATAAAGGTCCTGAATCCAAGTGCTAATGGAtgaaagtgctaaactttagtacTAGCTCATCCAAACAGGCGCTACTAGAAAACACGTTAAAGGTCCACCCAAAAAGTACAggtatgaagatgaaccggtacttATGTTAGCATAGGTACCAATTCATCTTTATACCGGTACTTTTAGGGTGGATTGAATCGATAGATGagacttaggtaccggttggtattaggctctccataggtaccgagTGGTAACTTTTACaatagtaccgggtggtaccaccaaccggtgcctatggatgagccttaggtaccggttgatgttATCAACCGGTAAATTAGGCTCATCCATgtgttacttcaaaaaaaatatctcTCTTCCCATCAGAAATGATGTGTAAGTGAGATGGTAAGAAAGGTTCACATGAAGTAAGAGATCTTGAGTTCGAAACCCAGCCAACCATTTTTGACAAAAATAGGTACCGGTACCAAAGAgtgccttaggcaccggtttttttACCCGGTGCTGATGACCGACACTTTTAGTCTCCGTTTTCGGGTACCGATTCTAAAACCTGTGCCTAAGCTTCTTGTCACCTGGTACCAAAAGCCTTTTTTAGTAGTGGGGAGTGCTAATGCGGTGGATTAAATTTTAGCCAAGCCTCAAAAATTTTAGCATGTGTATGAGTGCTAGTATGTGCTGaagtttagcactcaactttagcTCATTCAAACAAGCCCAAAGCCTAGCATCAGACACATAATCACATTATAGTCCCAGCAAGTCCTTACATGGTTTAGGATATGGATGTATACCTAGTTAGAGCATCTTTAGTACTCCATCCATTCCAAATTGTtgttttgcaaaatttaaagATTCATAGATTTTGcaatgtatctagacatagcaTATGtgtaggtgcatagcaaaagctatgtatctagatttccCAAAATGACCTATATTTTGAAATAAAGTAGTTTATTTCTCAATAAATATTCCGCCATAACAAGCTAGGAAATCTGAAAAATCCATCTATGCAAGGCCTATTCCCGTTTTTGCTCCAAAGCGCGCACCGGGCGACGCTTCGTCGTTCACTTGTGCAGTTAATCCCTCCCACGCGCGTCTCAACTTCCATTCGTCGGCGGTCTGATGCTCTCGACCCTTGCCATATATTCCTCGTGTGCAGCTATCCTTCCCACCCAATCTGAGTATACTTCCCACCCATCCTCATTCCTTTGCTAGCACAGCAAGGCTGTTCCGCAAGATGGCGACGACAAGCGGCGTGTCGAGGAGCAGCCCATTGTCAAGGTTTCGAGCAACAGCAATGAGGAGCGGTGTGTCAAGGAGCAGCATGCCCTTGAGGAGCAACTTGCCACCAACGATGAGAAGTGTGCCGGCGACGAGGACTCGGTGGGATCTCTTCCCTCATCGGCACAGAGGATCTGCCCACCAGTTTCAACGTCCATGGCGCATCAATTCAGAAAGAGGATGATGTCGGCCTGGAGATGTTTGTTCAAAATTTGGACGAAGTTGACTTCGTGATGGACTCTCTGGCCAGTGATATGGTTGTTCCGGACTCACAAGTCGAAGATGTGACCATGCTTAGTGAGTCGTTTAGTGAGATTGAGGTTGACGTTGCAAGTTCCCTCATGCAACTCCATGCAACCAAGGTAAGCAGGTTTCAATTGGATAGGGTGTaataccaaaaaagaaaaagaaaaaaggtttTAAAAGGGAGGAAAGCCCAGGCCCACACCCCCTCCATCCTCCCATTGACCccgagctctctctctctctctctctctctctctcttgttccttcctctcctcccttTGATCCTCTATGGCTGCCATGCCTTAATCCACATCTACAATACCAAATCAGTAGGGGGAAGGTAGTAAAACAAAACGAGGAGAATGAGAGGAGCAAGGAGAGGTGCATATTCGATGTAGATCGGCTTCTCTCCCACCGTTTTCACTACCCTAGGGTTTCAAAGATAACAAGGTGAGTGGGATTCCATCCTCCCTGCTTAAATTAGATGTTCatgtcactactagaaaaactgctttaaggcaccggttgaaaataccctttggtaccggttctTACAAACAGTACTAGGCATCTGGGACTAAAGGGGTGAGGCACGCTAACACTGGGTGGATGACTCGGTATTAAAGGGGTCTCTGCGCTTTgtagaaaaacaaaatatgcatgtGTGCGGTGGCTTTGATTCAAACCCGTGACTTTTTGTCTCGCGTATAGCtcccttaccatctcacctacagaGTAGTTGTGATTGAGAGgaagatattttccttttaaagtAACTTGTGGAGCACCTTTGGTACGAATGGTAAACACCACCTATTACCAAAGGCTAGTCACCAGGTGGTGtttccacccggtactaatgtgggAAGacccattagtaccgggtggtaataTCACCTGGTACCAATGTCTAGCTTTTGGACAgggtggtgttaccacccggtaccaatgtCTAGCTTTTAGTACAgggtggtgttaccacccggtactaaagggtCCCCGGACCTTTCTATCCACCTCAAAAGTACTAGAACAAAgatgacccggtactaatggtataattagtaccgggccatattGATCCAGGTACTTTTGAGGTGGACCAATGGcctcttttctagtagtgtgtgCGAGTTTGGGGTTGGAGATTAGGTGGAttagaagggggggggggggaaggacTTTTCAGTGTCTCCCTCGTACTTCAGGATTGTTATTACTGTAGCTCGAGCAGTGCTAATATTTGTGGAGTTTTGGCAACCTAAATGATTTTTCCTCAAGAACTTGATAATAACAATGTTTTAGGGGACCTTCAGTTCTGTTAGCTCATGAAATTCTATCATTTTAGCCCAAGTGGTTTGTGAGATATTTATCGTCGAAGTTAGCTGTCCTGTTATGACGAAGTTCTGGACAGGACTGGAAGTAGGGGGATTTTCTAAACCCTTATACATCCTATTGGACTTTCCAAATTTCATAGTCCGTAGTACTTTTCATTAGCTTTCCAGATTGGCAAAGATCATGGTTTTTGGATAAGGGAAACTCCAGATATGGATTTTCAAAGCTAGATGTATTGTTTCCTTGGCAGGATTTCTGGTTAATGTTTGGACATGGTTTAGGCCATCCTATTGAACCtttatgcaaaatttcataCTACCAAAGGTGGAGGCTATGGAACTATCTCTATTCTGgtgaaatttcataattttttagctTAAGGGTTGGATAAAAATATCTAGGCTTGTTGTCCTGATTTCTGGACAGATTCAAAACTCTACTTTTAACTGCAATTTGACGACCTTAAtggcattataaaaataaagatCCTCCAAGAAAGTTTCAAGTCTTTCTCTATAGATTCCAATAGTGCATTCTTGTACTAGCATATCTTTTATAGATTAAACGATACACAAAAGAGAAGTAGCAGTGCTGCAGTTGGCTTGTGGCTTTCTCGCTGTTTTGGGTTGATGGTGGATTGGGAAGGGGACATAGGAGCGCTTACCATAAATAATTGTTGGTATGAGTTTTTATCTGATGTTAGAATGTCAAAATAGGTGGTAATACCCCAAATCACGCCTAAAGCGGTGATCCCTTCATCAAAGAGGAGTAAACACTAAGATGTTTTCTTATGAGTCCGAGAGATGGTAGAGAACCCTTGCTAATGTTTGTTAAAGATAGTATTGTTCTATTGGACTATCACGCTTCATATATTGTCTATTTTCTGTTGTTTCTGTATTGTGCTCATTTCAAGGTTTGTGTGTCAAAAATTTCTATTTCGGTATCTTGTAGTGTAGCTGTGTAGCATCCTAAGGTTGCATGATATCTAGGGTGTCACACAGGGAGAATCAATATGTGTCAAACTTGATGCTTCTGGTCATGCTCCGGGATGGCATGGACACCATGATTAGAAAACCAATATAATGCTACATCCACAGACCTACTTTGGTTTAGTCATGGATATGCACCTAGGCTTGGATTGTCAGAGGTTCCTGATGAAGCTTTCTATGTTCAAAATCTACTTTCCTTCTATGTATGCAGATAAGTAGTTTCATTATTGTTTAGTGAATTCACATTGATCAGCTTTTGATTAGTTTATTGTAAAGGCATTGTTCTGTTCAATGGTAAACTTTTGATGTGTTCGGTTTTTCATTAATTTTGTGAAGAACATGTGGCAAGATCAAAAGCAAGACCAACTAATCGAAAGCACATGTGAACTTCATAGTCCTACTACATGCATCTTGAGTATGATACTtgcagttcaaaaaaaaaaacaagcagtACTTCCAGTTTGCAGTTCAGTTTGCGAGTACTTGCATGTTTTCATAGCCTAATACATGTCCAATACTGTCAGTTATTGACAAACTGAACAGCTTGAATATAAAGTTCTATAGGACACTATAAGGTTACCGGTAATTGACCTATCATCTCTAAATGTTTCTTCTTCATGTATGTGATGTTGTAGTGTTGCCGTCCTTTATATGCTTCATGATCTCCTTCATGCAACCTTGTTGTGTTAAGAAAATCCGATTTGCCCCATCCGGTGGGTACTCGTCAAAAGCTCCCTCAACCGTTGCCACAATTTCGTTGATGTTGTTAGGATTTCCTCTCTCAAACAGTGCTTGGATTGCTGCGAAAAAACCAAGATCTAGAACATTAAGTTCTGGCAAATTAGATGGTTGACATGTTAGCCTAATGTCCCATCCATCACATTGGGCAGCAGCTAAAAACTCGGGATTGTTCATGTCGATATGAGTCTTCGCATTATCTTGTTGAATGAAAATGGGAAAATGCCTTTCCTCTGCCAGCCACTTTGCTTTGATTGCAGGTAACACTTTGTTTATAAGGAATTTACGGCTAGTGGCCTTTGTAACAGACGTCATTGCCTCTGTGATCATGGTACCTACAACAAGTAAGCAATTGAAGCACTTGCAAGATGTAAAGATAACAAATTTGAACAAAGATATGTAAAAATACAAATTTCATACATGTAGGCctgttttctctttttctctctttgttGGCTCGACATAAATGAAGGGGAAGACACCTAGTTTACCATCAAAGATGCAATTTCCATTTTGATCAAATCTTGGCCGAGCAACAACAGCAAGGAACATCACTTCTCTATGAAGTTTTTGCTTTTAACTTCCCTATGAGTTCTCTCTCCATCGTTGGCGAGATAATACCTTTGGTTGCGACGGGCTCTATAGAACCACTTCTCATCATTGTAGATGATGTTGTACATATGTTTAAAACTTGAATCACTATCTCCATACAAAGCCTGAAACATGTTCAAGCAGCACCTCACGCGAGCCTTCTTGTTCTCATCGATCAAGCTGAACTTAAGGTCATTAGTGTGCCTACGGAAATACCCTTCCTTAAAATGGTTGAACCGAGTGGTTTTCTTTATACCCAGAGCATTGGCATGATCTTGAAATGTTGTGCGCTGCCTCAAAGGCACGGCTTTGATGGCTTCAGGGTCTATTTCAATTCTTTTACGACCACAATTAACCAATTTGTTCTTAACACCTGCTATCCCACCAGCATCCTGTCCATTGCGCCATATTCGATGCACAACTCTAATAGGCACACCGAACTTCTCATCAACTTATTTGGATACACCACAGTGCAAAACATGTGGATCCGTCTTCGCCAGCAACTCTAGATAAATGGTGATTTTAATATCATCCGAGTAGTGTTTCCTCTTTTCGACGGTCgaatctgcaaaaaaaaattttaaaaatgtttACACAAAACTACTTGATATAAATCTGAACAAAAGTACTCGATCTGATCTTAAAAAAATATGGTACTTGCAGTTTAAATGATCTGAACAAAAATATGTTACTATTACTTGAAGTTCTACAATtctgaaaataaaatttttgtaaGCAAAAGTACTCAAACAGACAGCCATACACAGAACTTTCAGTTAACAATCCTATTATGAAAACACTAAACTAATTACAGTGCCTAATCTGACCATAGCAGAACAATGAACATACATAGATTGTGAAGAGTATCACCGTCTGACAATGCTCTGAAAAAAGCAAAGTTCAGAATTAAGTATGCTTCAATAAACTTACTATCAACTGCAACAACTCCTCCAACATCAGCGGGGACTCCTCCATCAAGAACAGGACCGACTGCTACTTCTCCCTCAGTGTCTGATCCTCCTTCTCCCTCAGTGTCTGTTCCTCCTTTTCCATCAGTGACTGCACCTTCTTCTCCACCTACAAAAATACAAGCTAAGTACTCGCGTCCATGAATACCACTAGTTCAGTAAAATCAAGAGTACGTACCTTCATCAGACCACACCATGTCTTAGTCAAGTTCATGAGCAGGACCGTCCCACTCACCAATTTCATCACAATCAATGGATGGCTCGGCATTGAGGTCTAACATTTGTGCAGTGTGCACCTAGCATTAAGGATGACTATTGCTCTTTTTGTACTCTATGCTGATTGATATAGATAGAGCTTGGAGGGAGAGGAAAAGAGAACAGGGCACAACAAAGAGGATGCACCGCTGAGAATTTTGGCGATTCAAACAGGAGTTGGCGGGGGGAGCAAAAACACAGATTTGAGCGATACTTACCGGCATTGGCAATGGCGGGGGAGAGACCATCGGTCTGATTTTCGGGGAGAAAACAGGCACGCGATTTTTCAGTTGGTTATAGGCGCGCGATTATTCGGCAATTTTATAGGTGTGCAATTTTCAGTTGGTTAGCactgtttttttttggcaacACCGTGTGCACAGCAGATCCGTGGAGAGTAACTGATTAGTGAGGAGTTAATGACATTTAGTTATTAACGAGGAAATACTAAATGCTGATTTTGCGTTGTTAATTCCTCCTTGGTCTTTGAGTCCTCAACAAAAGGGCCTTAGATagttgaatggagggagtattgtgGTAGTTGATTTAATCTCCTCCTGGTGCAAAATTAAAATAGTACCCCAAAATATCCCCTTTATCTTTACTTTTTCTCATCAGTAATTATTGAGATAAAGTAATGAGCCAATAATTCAACCTAACTCACCTCAAATGGAGGAATTATTAGAACTCTCGGAATATGGTAGCTAGATTAGGATGAGATTATTGGGAAATACAAAAACCAGACATCTCCATTAGCTGGTTATTTTGTTGGGGGGGTGATTTATAAAGGTACagttgcagaagctcttgcATAAAGTTAATTCGCAAATAAAGATGAATTTTAGGTGtctatttcttcttcatctAGTTCGTGCTAggttattatatttttttacttgGCCTACAATCTCAGGTTCCTTGTCTCTTATTATCGTTTTTCTTGGTCGATGTGCATTGATTATTTGGATGCGGAAAGGATACTATTCAACAATGTTGAAGAAAAGGTTTAACTTGGT comes from Panicum virgatum strain AP13 chromosome 4K, P.virgatum_v5, whole genome shotgun sequence and encodes:
- the LOC120702118 gene encoding E3 ubiquitin-protein ligase ATL59-like → MILFSGRSAFLVRIACIVLVPAGMIAGSMLYFIGFRWGLSILVVVTVLFCVHWPFVADHIGDDGGGSLPVRQVQQPARTDMPVQPRCVGLVASAIAALPAYSYEKKAGGDECAVCLGELQRGEVVKQLPACAHLFHDGCIDAWLRSHVTCPHSKAVPQDGDDKRRVEEQPIVKVSSNSNEERCVKEQHALEEQLATNDEKCAGDEDSKEDDVGLEMFVQNLDEVDFVMDSLASDMVVPDSQVEDVTMLSESFSEIEVDVASSLMQLHATKISSFIIV